From a single Mycolicibacterium moriokaense genomic region:
- a CDS encoding pirin family protein produces MPAISANTLTLPRIAAADPADTERPVRSITTGPRGYEGEGFPVVRAFAGVSTADLDPFIHMDQMGEVEYEPGEPRGTDWHPHRGFETVTYMLDGRFAHQDSHGGGGLITDGATQWMTAGSGILHIETPPAELVESGGLFHGIQLWVNLPRKDKFATPRYQAIEGEQVKLLSSDDGGSLVRLIAGGVAGHRGPGATHTPITLAHATIEPDARLNLPWNRDFNALVYVLSGRGTVGPVGHPIHQGQLAVLGPGDRITVSADASQDSHRRALDVLLLGGKPIREPVVHYGPFVMNTKAELIQALEDYNAGKFGAIPPDALMPHRV; encoded by the coding sequence ATGCCTGCTATCAGCGCCAACACCCTGACACTGCCGCGAATCGCCGCGGCCGACCCCGCCGACACCGAGCGACCGGTCCGCTCCATCACCACCGGCCCGCGCGGCTATGAAGGTGAGGGCTTTCCCGTCGTGCGTGCGTTCGCCGGAGTCAGCACCGCCGACCTCGACCCGTTCATCCACATGGACCAGATGGGCGAGGTCGAATACGAACCCGGCGAGCCGAGGGGCACCGACTGGCATCCCCACCGTGGCTTCGAGACCGTCACGTACATGCTCGACGGGCGCTTCGCCCACCAGGACTCCCACGGTGGCGGCGGCTTGATCACCGACGGCGCCACACAGTGGATGACGGCGGGATCGGGGATCCTGCACATCGAGACGCCGCCCGCCGAACTGGTCGAGAGCGGCGGGCTGTTCCACGGGATCCAGCTCTGGGTGAACTTGCCGCGCAAGGACAAGTTCGCGACCCCGCGATACCAGGCCATCGAGGGTGAGCAGGTCAAGCTGCTGTCCTCCGACGACGGTGGGTCGCTGGTCCGGCTGATCGCCGGCGGCGTCGCCGGGCATCGAGGCCCGGGCGCCACGCACACGCCGATCACCTTGGCGCACGCGACGATTGAGCCCGATGCCCGGCTGAATCTGCCATGGAACCGCGACTTCAACGCGCTCGTCTACGTGTTGTCCGGGCGCGGGACGGTCGGCCCCGTCGGCCACCCGATTCACCAGGGACAGTTGGCAGTGCTCGGCCCCGGCGACCGGATCACCGTCAGCGCAGACGCATCACAGGATTCACACCGGCGAGCGCTCGACGTTCTGTTGTTGGGCGGTAAGCCCATCCGCGAGCCCGTGGTTCACTACGGACCGTTCGTGATGAACACGAAAGCCGAACTGATCCAGGCCCTGGAGGACTACAACGCAGGCAAGTTCGGCGCGATCCCGCCCGATGCTCTCATGCCCCACCGCGTTTGA